In Etheostoma cragini isolate CJK2018 chromosome 9, CSU_Ecrag_1.0, whole genome shotgun sequence, the following are encoded in one genomic region:
- the ivns1abpa gene encoding influenza virus NS1A-binding protein homolog A, with the protein MIPNGYLIFEDESFLDSTVAKMNALRKSGQFCDVRLQVCGHELMAHRAVLACCSPYLFEIFNSDIEPHGVSHVTFEDLDPEAVEILLNYAYTAQLKADKELVKEVYSAAKKFKMERVKQICGDYLLSKMDSQGAISFRNFASSKGDVRVLAKVDAFIQDHLLEVSEQEDFLKLPRLKLEVMLEDNLTLPSNGKLYSKVLNWVQRSLWENGDQLERLMEEVQTLYYSPDHKLVDGGLVIDGHCEMFGGEEDHLQFVQKKPVRESTQRQMSCSSSGSLSPSNPAANAQKQTGRREWKYIASEKTTNNTYLCLAVLDGVLCVIFLHCRSSPQTSPSATPCLMKSLSFEAQPEELEEQPLSPMHYARSGLGTAALNGKLIAAGGYNREECLRTVECYEPKEDRWTFIAPMRTPRARFQMAVLMGQLYVIGGSNGHSDELSCGETYDPHADEWAQVPELRTNRCNAGVCSLNNKLFVVGGSDPCGQKGLKNCDAFDPVTKIWSNCASLNIRRHQAAVCELDGFMYVIGGAESWNCLNTVERYNPENNTWTLIAPMNVARRGAAVAVHAGKLFVVGGFDGSHALRCVEVYDPARNEWRMLGSMTSSRSNAGVAILGETIYAVGGFDGNEFLNTMEVYNLETDEWDDCTKALSPLSD; encoded by the exons ATGATTCCAAACGGCTATTTGATCTTTGAGGATGAGAGTTTCCTGGATTCCACTGTGGCCAAAATGAACGCTCTGAGAAAGAGTGGTCAGTTCTGTGATGTTAGACTGCAG GTGTGTGGTCATGAGCTGATGGCTCACCGTGCTGTTCTGGCTTGCTGCAGTCCATACCTGTTTGAGATCTTTAATAGTGACATTGAGCCTCACGGAGTCTCGCATGTCACTTTTGAGGACTTGGACCCAGAGGCTGTGGAGATCTTGCTCAATTACGCCTATACTGCCCA GCTAAAGGCGGATAAGGAACTGGTCAAGGAAGTTTACTCTGCAGCCAAAAAGTTCAAGATGGAGCGAGTCAAACAG ATTTGTGGCGACTACCTGCTGTCTAAAATGGATTCCCAGGGCGCCATCTCTTTTCGGAACTTTGCCAGCTCTAAGGGAGATGTCAGAGTTTTGGCTAAGGTGGATGCCTTTATCCAGGACCATCTACTGGAAGTGTCTGAACAGGAGGACTTCCTCAAACTTCCCCGCCTCAAG ttAGAAGTAATGCTAGAAGACAACCTGACCCTGCCCAGCAATGGCAAGCTCTACTCGAAGGTGCTCAACTGGGTGCAGCGTAGCCTCTGGGAGAATGGAGACCAGCTGGAACGACTGATGGAGGAG GTGCAAACGCTGTACTACTCACCTGACCATAAGCTGGTGGATGGAGGGCTGGTGATTGATGGGCACTGTGAGATGTTTGGTGGCGAGGAGGACCACCTTCAGTTTGTGCAG AAGAAACCCGTACGTGAGAGCACCCAGAGACAGATGAGCTGCAGCTCCTCAGGAAGCCTGTCTCCCTCCAACCCAGCAGCAAATGCCCAGAAACAGACCGGCAGGAGAGAGTGGAAGTACATCGCCTCTGAGAAGACCACAA ACAACACCTACCTGTGTCTGGCTGTGCTGGacggtgtgttgtgtgtgatcTTCTTGCACTGTCGCAGCAGCCCTCAGACCTCTCCCTCTGCCACCCCCTGCCTGATGAAGAGCCTCAGCTTCGAGGCCCAGCCcgaggagctggaggagcaaCCGCTTTCACCAATGCATTACGCTCGCTCTGGCCTGGGCACCGCAGCCCTTAACGGAAAACTCATCGCAGCAG GAGGCTACAACAGAGAAGAGTGTCTGAGGACTGTGGAGTGTTATGAACCCAAAGAGGACCGCTGGACCTTCATCGCTCCCATGCGGACTCCAAGGGCTCGATTTCAGATGGCTGTGCTCATG GGTCAGCTGTACGTGATTGGAGGTTCAAATGGACATTCTGACGAGCTGAGCTGCGGGGAGACGTACGACCCACATGCTGATGAGTGGGCTCAAGTACCAGAGCTGAGGACAAACCGCTGCAATGCAG GTGTCTGCTCATTGAACAACAAACTCTTTGTTGTGGGTGGGTCGGACCCCTGCGGGCAGAAGGGCCTGAAGAACTGTGATGCTTTTGACCCGGTGACCAAAATCTGGTCCAACTGTGCCTCCCTTAACATCA GGAGGCACCAGGCAGCAGTGTGCGAGTTGGATGGCTTCATGTACGTGATTGGAGGAGCGGAGTCGTGGAACTGCCTCAACACTGTGGAACGCTACAACCCTGAGAACAACACCTGGACCCTGATAGCACCCATGAATGTGGCTCGCAGGGGGGCCGCTGTTGCTGTCCATGCAG GCAAACTGTTTGTTGTTGGCGGCTTCGATGGCTCCCACGCGCTTCGCTGTGTGGAGGTGTACGACCCCGCCCGCAATGAGTGGAGGATGCTGGGTAGCATGACCTCTTCCCGCAGCAATGCGGGCGTGGCCATCCTGGGAGAAACCATCTACGCTGTGGGCGGCTTCGATGGAAACGAGTTCCTCAACACGATGGAGGTGTACAACCTCGAGACAGACGAGTGGGACGACTGCACCAAGGCCCTGTCTCCCCTGTCCGACTAA